One part of the Symphalangus syndactylus isolate Jambi chromosome 1, NHGRI_mSymSyn1-v2.1_pri, whole genome shotgun sequence genome encodes these proteins:
- the LOC129488847 gene encoding foot protein 1 variant 1-like, with protein MDHGMKDAEFREHWCGVDEASEDTVETVEHQRTQSKEAGQPGPSPVRPPAVCSQSLRSYTGSTRGHSSWTGSSRAYSSWTGSSRAYSSCIGSRMTHSLRSSSRASSSCTGSSHKNHSPPWTPHRRHSPPWTPHRSHSPPWSPHRSHSPPWTPYRSHSPPWTPHRRHSPPWTPHRSHSPPWSPHRRHSPPWSPHRRHSWSHSPHSWSHSPHSWSHSLQSSHSSPWFWWIEGRTGRGAGERAVQVWSPLSPGSLYPCPGSAAPGPRAVSKGPRTCGFSPQLSRVLFECKTLLEGLSDHSGGRVDRYSTGCLLELEFQIIEGCLLRKEIQALQGTDTASALGQDSDLIVSCSGSSCRRTVSLWSGFPHRVAGPGVPGQRHRWMAE; from the exons ATGGACCACGGCATGAAagatgctgag TTTCGGGAGCACTGGTGTGGAGTGGATGAAGCCAGTGAGGACACAGTGGAGACAGTGGAGCACCAGAGAACCCAGAGCAAGGAAGCTGGGCAGCCGGGCCCTTCACCAGTCAGGCCACCTGCAGTCTGCAGCCAGAGCCTCAGATCTTACACTGGCAGCACACGGGGACACAGCAGCTGGACTGGCAGCAGCAGGGCTTATAGCAGCTGGACTGGCAGCAGCAGGGCTTACAGCAGCTGCATTGGCAGCAGGATGACCCACAGCCTGAGGAGCAGCAGCAGGGCTTCCAGCAGCTGCACTGGGAGCAGTCACAAGAACCACAGCCCCCCTTGGACCCCCCACAGGAGACATAGCCCCCCTTGGActccccacaggagccacagccccccttggagcccccacaggagccacagcccCCCTTGGACCCCCTACAGGAGCCACAGCCCCCCTTGGACCCCCCACAGGAGACATAGCCCCCCTTGGAccccccacaggagccacagcccCCCTTGGAGCCCCCACAGGAGACACAGCCCCCCTTGGAGCCCCCACAGGAGACACAG CTGGAGCCACAGCCCCCACAGCTGGAGCCACAGCCCCCACAGCTGGAgccacagcctccagagcagccacAGCAGCCCATGGTTCTGGTGGATTGAGGGTAGAACAGGTAGAGGAGCAGGTGAGAGGGCGGTGCAGGTGTGGAGCCCCCTGAGCCCGGGCTCTTTATATCCCTGTCCAGGGTCAG CAGCTCCTGGCCCGCGGGCTGTTTCCAAAGGTCCCAGGACCTGCGGCTTCAGCCCTCAGCTCAGCAGGGTCCTTTTTGAGTGTAAGACTTTGTTGGAAG GGCTTTCAGACCACTCGGGTGGCAGGGTTGACAGATACAGTACAGGATGCCTGCTGGAACTTGAATTTCAAATAATCGAAGGCTGCCTTTTGAGGAAGGAAATCCAAGCATTGCAAGGGACAGACACTGCCTCTGCGCTGGGTCAGGACTCAGATCTCATTGTGTCCTGCAGCGGTTCCTCCTGCCGCCGCACGGTGTCGCTGTGGAGCGGGTTCCCCCACCGCGTGGCCGGTCCAGGGGTTCCCGGACAGCGGCACAGGTGGATGGCAGAGTGA